The following coding sequences are from one Fundulus heteroclitus isolate FHET01 unplaced genomic scaffold, MU-UCD_Fhet_4.1 scaffold_338, whole genome shotgun sequence window:
- the LOC105936947 gene encoding sphingomyelin synthase-related protein 1 isoform X2, with amino-acid sequence MSELDGRVSAWSTEQVALWLQKEGFGEYVKLLCSQHRIDGLGLLALTEADLRGPPLSLAVLGHIKRLTVALRRLQRENRAELEELGLWPLESAPAGLSLGAPRAEWSCDGAESRPCNGADRLWSGTELRLRSSGGFGCVPGPALCQTHLNGRFRQPMAGRLDPEVWKTVLSSIYVFLVCGLTSFVMVIVHERVPDMRTYPPLPDIFLDSVPRIPWAFVMAEACGLILCYMFLLILLLHKHRSILLRRLCSLMGTVFLLRCCTMFVTSLSVPGQHLKCASLSYGDTWGKIQRALAIWSGFGMTLTGVQTCGDYMFSGHTVVITLLNFFVTESEIDSPRVSAPKGLQQPN; translated from the exons ATGTCGGAGTTGGACGGCCGCGTGAGCGCCTGGAGCACGGAACAAGTGGCCCTGTGGCTTCAGAAGGAAGGTTTCGGGGAGTACGTGAAATTGTTGTGCTCGCAGCACCGCATCGACGGCCTCGGTCTGCTGGCTCTGACCGAAGCCGACCTGCGGGGTCCGCCGCTGAGCCTCGCCGTGCTGGGCCACATCAAGAGGCTGACCGTGGCCCTGCGGCGCCTCCAGCGGGAGAATAGGGCTGAGCTAGAGGAGCTGGGTCTGTGGCCGTTAGAAAGTGCCCCCGCCGGACTCTCGCTGGGTGCTCCCAGGGCCGAGTGGAGCTGCGACGGAGCCGAGAGCAGGCCGTGTAATGGAGCAGACCGTTTGTGGAGCGGCACGGAGCTGCGGCTGAGGAGCAGCGGCGGTTTTGGATGTGTGCCTGGGCCAGCGCTGTGTCAGACGCACCTCAACGGCAGGTTTCGGCAGCCAATGGCGGGCAGACTGGATCCAGAGGTCTGGAAGACCGTCCTCAGTTCCATATATGTGTTCTTAGTGTGCGGACTGACCTCCTTCGTCATGGTGATTGTCCACGAGCGAGTCCCCGACATGAGGACGTACCCGCCCCTCCCTGACATATTCCTGGACAG CGTACCCAGAATCCCCTGGGCTTTTGTGATGGCCGAGGCCTGTGGTCTCATCTTGTGttacatgtttttgttgatcCTGCTCCTTCACAAGCACAG GTCAATTCTCCTCAGACGGCTGTGTTCTCTGATGGGAACAGTGTTTTTGCTTCGGTGCTGCACCATGTTTGTCACCTCGCTCTCTGTGCCTGGGCAGCACTTGAAATGTGCCAGCCTG TCATATGGTGATACCTGGGGGAAGATCCAGAGAGCGCTGGCTATATGGAGTGGGTTCGGCATGACTCTTACAGGCGTCCAGACCTGTGGAGACTACATGTTCAGCGGGCACACCGTGGTCATCACTTTACTCAACTTCTTTGTCACCGAAt